A window of Sebastes umbrosus isolate fSebUmb1 chromosome 3, fSebUmb1.pri, whole genome shotgun sequence contains these coding sequences:
- the smcr8b gene encoding guanine nucleotide exchange protein smcr8b encodes MIGSPDLLAFTSPEGFGLGEEDQDGLPEEFSVPRLPPSNPWTTSAQFLRDFILVAEFSEQVGPKPVLTIPDNPGVIGSFDLNHFSVRIMSVDYQASGPCHSQPASPGPRLNFNEDSKVVLGDSAEDAFAYVHHMTLYDLEARGMVRPFCMAYVCSDQKKLMENFSELSTRFSQASDSLKTGNRQAFSMELQRKLQELEYSRLTLLQETELPRTTNGFTEEGEKADELEAVERSILSHRDLLRQVTSYPNRKLKQPDFLPYDPADSLTDPTALLPPEHCPSLSTSTSRRSERRLKALHELCNAYFLTLMKDQLADAERRLRGDRSMLRTACVTRSLSRRLTLINFLFELWSPEDGDEEERESPEAELQRATGSKSGVEMFQSEPMSLESFCSCVEEIPIKLEAGEAGTVTPDLDVATEMTGSVSSGDSIEVLGTEKSYRTQHVVAGSDSRETSVGMTDTYYRRATVDSGFRRVRAYARRANSEDSIEVLSTTESIFPDDLTAITEEDAEYQPLSNGFEKEEEEILTECKSDDVLKEKTSNATTLVNEDENEEPFQEDEGRVDRDEALKQITVRGEVIVREEKVIECLKSNQVHEDNSPEKTSKRLQVESTPQWSEMPQTVQSVPDLHVNFAPPVALDEVDRWSPPCTPLRLLSIDEASDCASFTGSSDPPSPDQNFHSNTHSDRRRKRRKAGLRALRFLKQNSFSQHAVFCLLSGRPLVVIGGDETLVRKLVDALSLFLPAPGPDGNAVVLCLTAPLQLTDLLTWRLIGIHRSSSSSSASILHSLTRYSRYLAMLDLDQRTLRCPSYSGSLISRLADPHTGISRGLTYLLHLESCLTALANKALLYTFNRALHRPNAAGGNSGTEEKDLLFTQVFRGSEYDLRVMHFLCDLIKQRHAGRGPPVLGFSYHSMHLHRNTYAA; translated from the exons ATGATCGGGTCTCCGGACCTGCTGGCCTTCACCAGCCCTGAGGGGTTTGGTCTAGGAGAAGAGGACCAGGACGGTCTACCTGAAGAGTTCTCTGTCCCCCGTCTACCTCCATCCAACCCCTGGACCACCTCGGCCCAGTTCCTCAGAGACTTCATACTGGTGGCTGAGTTCtcagagcag GTGGGACCCAAGCCTGTGCTGACAATACCGGACAACCCCGGAGTCATCGGATCGTTTGACCTCAACCACTTCTCTGTTCGCATTATGTCCGTGGACTACCAGGCGTCCGGCCCCTGCCACTCCCAGCCTGCATCCCCCGGCCCTCGACTCAACTTCAATGAGGACTCCAAGGTGGTTCTGGGAGATTCGGCGGAGGATGCTTTTGCATACGTTCACCACATGACCCTATATGACCTGGAGGCTCGGGGCATGGTTCGGCCTTTCTGCATGGCGTACGTGTGTTCTGACCAGAAGAAGCTGATGGAGAACTTCTCTGAACTGTCGACGAGGTTCTCTCAGGCCTCCGACAGCCTCAAGACGGGAAACAGACAAGCGTTTTCTATGGAGCTGCAGAGAAAATTACAGGAGCTTGA GTACTCGCGGTTGACTCTGCTACAGGAGACAGAACTTCCGAGGACGACAAATGGGTTcacagaggagggagaaaaagcAGATGAGCTTGAAGCTGTAGAGCGTTCAATCTTAAGTCATAGAGACCTCCTGCGCCAGGTCACTTCCTACCCAAACAGGAAGCTGAAACAGCCTGACTTCCTGCCATACGACCCAGCCGACTCCCTCACTGATCCGACTGCGTTACTGCCTCCTGAGCACTGtccctccctctccacctccacctcccgcaGGTCCGAGCGCCGTCTGAAGGCTCTGCATGAGCTTTGCAATGCATACTTCCTGACTCTAATGAAGGATCAGCTCGCCGACGCAGAGCGCCGCCTACGAGGCGACAGGAGTATGCTGCGAACTGCATGTGTCACACGGTCGTTGTCCAGGAGGCTCACGCTTATCAACTTCCTGTTTGAGCTGTGGAGCCCAGAAGacggagatgaggaggagagagagagccctGAGGCAGAGCTGCAGAGGGCGACGGGGAGCAAAAGCGGCGTTGAGATGTTTCAATCAGAACCAATGAGCCTGGAGTCATTCTGCTCCTGCGTGGAGGAGATCCCCATCAAACTGGAGGCAGGAGAAGCTGGGACAGTGACACCTGACCTCGATGTTGCCACGGAGATGACAGGAAGTGTGAGCAGCGGCGACAGCATCGAAGTGCTCGGGACTGAGAAGTCTTATCGGACGCAGCATGTCGTCGCTGGATCTGACAGCAGAG AAACATCAGTTGGAATGACGGACACCTATTACAGGCGAGCTACAGTAGATTCAGGATTCAGGCGCGTGCGAGCGTACGCCAGACGAGCCAACAGTGAGGACAGCATCGAGGTACTGAGTACCACCGAGTCCATCTTTCCTGACGACCTCACCGCCATCACAGAGGAAGACGCAGAGTACCAGCCTCTGAGTAACGGCtttgagaaggaggaggaggagatactGACAGAGTGTAAATCTGACGACGTCCTCAAAGAGAAGACGTCGAATGCAACTACTTTAGTAAATGAGGATGAAAACGAAGAGCCTTTTCAGGAAGATGAGGGTCGTGTTGACAGAGATGAGGCCTTAAAGCAAATAACTGTTAGGGGTGAGGTTATagtgagagaggagaaggtCATTGAATGTTTGAAGAGCAATCAAGTCCATGAAGACAACAGTCCTGAGAAGACGTCCAAACGGCTGCAAG TGGAGTCGACGCCTCAGTGGTCTGAAATGCCTCAGACGGTGCAGTCGGTGCCTGACCTTCATGTCAACTTCGCCCCTCCCGTTGCCCTGGATGAGGTTGACCGGTGGTCTCCACCCTGCACTCCTCTCAGGCTGCTGAGCATCGACGAGGCGTCCGACTGCGCCAGCTTCACCGGCTCCTCAGACCCGCCCTCTCCCGACCAAAATTTCCACAGCAACACCCACTCAGatagaaggaggaagagaaggaaggcTGGACTCAGAGCCCTAAGGTTCCTCAAACAGAACTCCTTCTCCCAGCATGCCGTGTTTTGTCTCCTGAGCGGTCGGCCGCTGGTCGTCATCGGGGGAGACGAGACTTTGGTCAGAAAACTAGTGGACGCTCTGAGTCTCTTCCTGCCTGCTCCTGGTCCTGATGGAAACGCTGTGGTGCTGTGTTTGACCGCGCCGCTTCAACTGACCGACCTGCTCACCTGGAGACTGATAGGAATACACAG ATCATCCTCCAGCTCTTCGGCCAGCATTCTTCACTCTCTGACTCGCTACAGTCGTTATTTGGCGATGTTGGATCTGGACCAGAGGACGCTGCGCTGTCCTTCATACTCTGGCTCTCTCATCAGCAGACTGGCTGATCCTCACACCGGCATCAGCCGAGGCCTCACCTACCTGCTGCACCTGGAGAGCTGCCTGACTGCGCTGGCCAACAAGGCTCTGCTGTACACGTTTAATCGTGCTTTACATCGCCCGAACGCTGCTGGAGGGAACAGTGGCACAGAAGAAAAGGACTTGCTGTTCACGCAAGTATTCCGCGGCAGTGAGTATGATTTGAGGGTGATGCATTTCCTGTGTGACCTCATCAAACAGCGCCACGCAGGACGTGGACCACCGGTTTTAGGTTTCTCTTACCACTCAATGCACCTGCACAGAAATACGTATGCAGCATAA